A window of the Trichoderma asperellum chromosome 4, complete sequence genome harbors these coding sequences:
- a CDS encoding uncharacterized protein (MEROPS:MER0003338): protein MEYRKPLASPDLRTKIQPRLIIHGGAGNIRRENYPSEKYAAYRSALLAIVSSTQDYMSSSSHKTNQYSPYEKQSATQEKENPPHHGPSALEIATHAVAQLEDNPLFNSGYGAVFTRDGINELEASVMVSRGFKKRGVGVMGLRRVRNPILLAKKMLEHGEDDLAPSSSSHASSSLLLDVDVPSAQGHTQLHGETAERLAERYGLEMVDPEYFFTQPRWDEHVRALEREKRGLGLGTWHAEEYLPQGTCGAVALDAEGVICAATSTGGMTNKLTGRIGDTPVVGAGFWAEEWDDDAEGPSMWESLTSQAQRAQPGLSFAGPLKGLLADCFPTPWMYSPVQLDDGETQRLSLTSSTTSSRSIGVSGTGNGDSFLRVNAVRTVAAIARYKPLAGSKALSRVVGPGGELQKSAGDRWTRTGEGEGGMIGIECTLVRDEDGNAVGVRSELLMDYNCGGMWRAWVDDGGKAVMSAWSNGSADEL, encoded by the exons ATGGAGTACCGAAAGCCGCTCGCATCGCCGGATTTGCGGACCAAGATTCAGCCTCGATTGATCATCCACGGGGGCGCGGGGAATATCCGGCGTGAGAACTACCCCTCTGAGAAATATGCCGCTTACAGGAGCGCTCTTCTTGCGATT GTTTCCAGCACACAAGATTACATGAGCTCGTCTTCACATAAGACGAACCAGTATTCGCCATATGAGAAACAATCCGCAacacaagaaaaagaaaatccaccTCATCATGGCCCTTCGGCCCTAGAAATCGCCACCCACGCCGTCGCCCAGCTCGAAGACAACCCCCTCTTCAACAGCGGCTACGGCGCCGTCTTCACCCGCGATGGCATCAACGAGCTCGAAGCCTCCGTGATGGTCTCGCGGGGCTTCAAGAAGCGCGGCGTGGGAGTCATGGGCCTGCGGCGGGTGCGCAACCCGATCCtgctggcgaagaagatgctcGAGCACGGTGAGGACGATCTcgcgccgtcgtcgtcgtcacatgcttcttcttctcttttgctgGACGTGGATGTGCCCTCTGCGCAGGGACATACGCAGCTTCATGGCGAGACGGCCGAGAGGCTCGCTGAGCGGTACGGCCTTGAGATGGTGGATCCGGAGTACTTCTTTACGCAGCCGCGCTGGGACGAGCATGTTCGTGCgctggagagggagaaacgCGGGCTTGGCTTGGGGACGTGGCATGCGGAGGAGTATCTCCCGCAGGGGACTTGCGGAGCTGTTGCGTTGGATGCGGAGGGCGTCATCTGTGCGGCCACGAGCACGGGTGGTATGACGAACAAGCTCACGGGGCGTATTGGCGATACTCCCGTCGTGGGAGCTGGATTCTGGGCTGAAGAGTGGGATGATGACGCCGAGGGGCCATCGATGTGGGAGAGCCTCACAAGTCAAGCTCAGAGGGCACAGCCGGGACTTAGTTTTGCTGGGCCGTTGAAGGGCTTGCTGGCAGATTGCTTTCCCACTCCGTGGATGTACTCGCCCGTCCAATTAGACGATGGAGAAACGCAACGCCTCAGTTTGACAAGCTCCACGACGTCGAGTCGGTCCATCGGCGTATCGGGAACAGGCAACGGCGACTCCTTCCTGCGCGTCAATGCCGTCCGCACCGTCGCCGCCATTGCGAGATACAAGCCATTAGCCGGCAGCAAGGCGCTGTCCCGAGTGGTCGGTCCAGGAGGCGAGCTGCAGAAGAGCGCGGGCGATCGCTGGACGCGCACGGGCGAAGGAGAGGGCGGCATGATTGGCATCGAGTGCACGCTGGTGCGAGACGAAGATGGGAATGCAGTGGGCGTTCGGTCGGAGCTGCTGATGGATTATAACTGCGGCGGTATGTGGCGTGCATGGGTTGATGATGGAGGCAAGGCGGTGATGAGCGCTTGGTCGAATGGATCTGCAGATGAGCTGTGA
- the TIM17 gene encoding translocase of the inner membrane (TransMembrane:2 (i87-106o112-131i)) translates to MDHGRDPCPWVILNDFGGAFAMGAIGGTIWHGIKGFRNSPYGERRIGAITAVKMRAPVLGGNFGVWGGLFSTFDCTVKGIRKKEDPYNAIIAGFFTGGSLAFRGGVKAARNNAIGCAVLLAVIEGVGIAFGKMMAGSTKLEMPQPPPNSEVQAL, encoded by the exons ATGGATCACGGACGCGACCCCTGCCCTTGGGTCATTCTCAATGACTTTGGCGGTGCCTTTGCCATGGGT GCTATCGGTGGAACCATCTGGCACGGCATCAAGGGCTTCCGAAACTCTCCCTACGGCGAGCGCCGAATCGGTGCCATCACCGCCGTCAAGATGCGAGCGCCCGTCCTGGGCGGCAACTTCGGTGTCTGGGGTGGTCTCTTCTCAACCTTTGACTGCACCGTCAAGGGCATCCGAAAGAAGGAGGATCCTTACAATGCCATCAT TGCCGGTTTCTTCACCGGTGGCTCTCTTGCCTTCCGTGGCGGTGTCAAGGCTGCCCGAAACAACGCCATTGGCTGCGCCGTTCTGCTGGCCGTCATCGAGGGTGTCGGTATCGCCTTTGGAAAGATGATGGCTGGATCAACCAAGCTGGAGATGCCGCAGCCGCCCCCGAACTCGGAAGTTCAGGCTTTGTAA
- a CDS encoding uncharacterized protein (EggNog:ENOG41) produces the protein MPLKIVPATEADMARSAAIEKRAYGPNKSSAVFFPGEGMATEDRIAIMIARKNEEPAFKMMKVVDTDLEAKGEDGIIACTLWFIWSGDLKPSQPKRSWGPGTNIEACDAFFGEMDRRWWAKFEGKPHVYLKLLHTDPDHQRRGAGSKCLEWGTAEADRLGLVSYLEASEEGRPLYEKFGFKEVDRIVVDLSKWGSPIEATAYLMAREPVSN, from the exons ATGCCTCTCAAAATCGTCCCAGCTACAGAAGCGGATATGGCTCGCTCCGCCGCCATAGAAAAGCGTGCGTATGGCCCCAACAAGTCCAGTGCTGTTTTCTTCCCGGGAGAGGGTATGGCCACTGAGGACCGTATTGCCATCATGATTGCGAGAAAAAATGAAGAGCCAGCtttcaagatgatgaaggtgGTGGATACAGACCTGGAGGCAAAGGGCGAGGATGGCATTATTGCATGCACTCTATGGTTCATTTGGTCTGGGGACCTTAAGCCAAGCCAGCCTAAGCGCAGTTGGGGACCTGGAACGAATATAGAAGCCTGCGACGCCTTCTTTGGAGAGATGGATAGAAGATGGTGGGCTAAATTTGAAGGAAAGCCGCACGTTT ATCTCAAACTCCTCCACACCGATCCTGACCACCAAAGACGAGGCGCCGGAAGCAAATGCCTGGAGTGGGGAACCGCAGAGGCTGATAGACTGGGGCTCGTGTCATATCTCGAGGCTTCTGAAGAGGGGCGACCACTGTATGAGAAATTTGGCTTCAAAGAGGTGGATAGAATTGTCGTGGACCTGTCAAAATGGGGCAGCCCTATCGAGGCTACGGCTTATCTGATGGCCCGCGAGCCAGTCTCGAACTAA